The genomic DNA CCAAATTCAACAAACTCTGTTTAGGGCAAATGGGTTTATTGTAATAGACACAGATAGGTATCCAATAAGCTCATTGGAGATCCATGAAATTACCAATTTAAAAGTGATCAATTGATTTAAAAGTGATCACATTAAGCAAGGGAAACACAGATCGATAACCCTAGGTAAGGAATAATACCTAGCGTGGATGATTTTAACGCTGGTTTTCATTTCCGGTTTGGACCAGTTGTAGGCGATGGAAGATGCTATGCCGCTAAGCCACAAACAACCTGTAGAAGAAAAACggaacaaaatcaaacaaagaccGTCGTCGTCGGCGGCCAATCTTCAAGGATGTTTAGAGATTACCAACGGCGCGGAGCTTGTGATCGACGACCCATTCCCTGACAGAATCGATGGTGTTTTTCTTTTCTGCCATTTTCTTCTTTCCTCCCACACCAACAGCGATGTGTCCGGTCAAATATTGTTTTGAAAGAGGCTGCCTGGCACCACAAAACTGACCCGCCGCCTCGACCGACCGATCGCGCCACGTATTCTTGCTAAGCAGTTCACCGATTTGGGTTCTGCCGCCGTGAAATTAtagactaattttttttttttttagcgttacttgtttttcttttttttttatctcaaaatatattattaaaaatattaaaatattttctattttaaaattattattttttatttatcattatatattaatacattttaacttttttataaaaaaaaaaaaaaaaaaaaaaaaaatactcgcCTCACTTCATAATTAATACCAATCATTTAAGTAACTGGATTTTTTAAATCGAACAAGgccttacaaaatatttttctagacaattttttttttattaaagttaattTCTACCCGAGACATAACATTCCTTACATAAATTAAGAACCTATTAATgataatcaaaaataaaacttttaaaatgttaaataatatttttttacaattaattattcaagtatattaaaaaaaacttaccaTGCATAGGTATTGTAACACCTTAAATTGAATCACAAAGTATTATATATGTGTACTTTAAATTGGATGAGTTTGATATTAGTTTATAcaagttaaaaataagttattgtGTGAGTTtgaaaatacttaaatttaaagAATAGTTAGAATTtgaatgaataaattttattaaatgttattaatatatataaaattaaaatataatttataacattgttttatctaaattaatattctaataatatatttttaaataaattaatatttaataatttctcaaattcaaatcgGAAGTTTGGACATTTTCATTCAGTACCATTAGTTTATGTATATTACAAGACATTCAAAAGTGCACTTTAATCTCTTACAGAACAAGTCACGttcaaatcattaatttattatattcaaatttgatcaaatataattgaataaGCTTGAAGTATGAATtgtatgtttttataatatttaatttcaaaatataccaaatatcaaaattatattcaagGACTTCTCAAATACATTAAGAGGTTCTTTTCAATTTCCATATAAAGAAACTCGGATTTGAAGGCCGGAAATCAGAATTTATTTGATGTTGGGATTTGATTAGGTTTTACAAGAAATATATACtattggataaaaaaataagttcttttgaatttgaatatttaaattactaTAAGAATGTGCTTGGTTACTTTAGTAACCtgaaattatattgaaattgaagtatttaattttaatttttatgtttagtacaaaaaaattagaattaaaattctaaagaaTACAATCCAGTATTACactaattttaaagtttttaatttataattattttttttgaatttaaaaggTTAGAATATTAAACTTGTATTTTTTTAGGTTagtaagttaaaattttgaagtgatatagattttttaatttaataagttatcatgttaaaactatattttgttttgaatttaagaAGGTAAAATTTTGAacagatatattttttttaattaggaagTTAACACATTGAAATACTCAAACCCGATTTTAACCCGACCCcaattttaaatacatgaaCTCGAACATAATCATCGGATACCCACAAGTACCGGGTATACGAGTATCTGCCATCCATATCTTGAACcggttttttttaatgaaatcaaaacTTATAAAACTTGAACTATCTTgtctcaaattaatattttaataaaatatataatatatattaaaattattttttccaaatataagaattaagattaaatttcaattttatatatatttttttcaaacataataattagaatctaatgaaattaaaattagaatgtCTCATCCAAATATACCttaatatcttttttaattttaatttataaaaaaataaattattttaactaataaataaaataattaaaaataaaataaaaataattaaacataaagaGATCAAATTTACTAGCTACAATTTCCCAATATATAAGGAAAAAGCTTAGTTGAAGACTGACTGACTGTACACGCTTTCTCTATCAATAGTCTATTTTCCTTCTAGTTATTAGAAACAATGAGACCTGAAGAAATGATGGACGATCGACGTGGTGGAGCTCCGTACGGCGTACTTCTCGCCGTGGTGGTCGTTGCGGTTATGGCAGCGCCGATGCTGCTCGGCGACAGAGGAGAGGCGATTAGAGATCTCATATCCGAAATGCTAAGCCCGATAGGTCTTCTACTCCTTCCAATCGGCCTTCTCCTCCTTATTCAGTTCCTTTCCTCCGAGCGAGGATCCAGCATCTTCTCCGCCACCGGATCTCCTGACACTATCCATCGCATTACCGGATCTCCAGTTGGCGTCGCACTtttccttcttctcctcctctttCTCCTCTACAACCGTTTCTCAATTTTCAACGTAGGAGGCGATGATGATTCCGGCGACTGATTCATACTGATTTTGTCTATTAAGTTAATAGTATATGGCTTGCATTTgcatagaaataaataaatggtgCTTGTGATTTAAATTCTCAATGTATCaaatcaagtatatatatttcagtgtgattattattattattttttgttaattaattgtcaattattaaagttattatattattacaaattcaattttatacaAACCGAGAAGAAGAGTCTACCGGTTGATGCGTAAAGGTGCAACAGAATAAAATGCTTTTGGGATGTCTAATAtgtaactttattttatcatttataaagatgattttaatttgaaaattgttaatattaaaattgaaactttttttctttttcttttcagtttggtattaaattgttttatgtaatattatCCAAAGTATAATatggtttttttaatttaattttatttgatttaataaatattttattggatcacaatttatattattattattttattatttagtaaatagttaattctcattaaattaaataagaagttacaaaaaaatataacatatacaaattcatattataattaaagaCAATTTGTGTATTTAAAGTGACTATAAGAATTACAAAGAgaacattatttttcatttaatcgtaattaaaattttattttcaaatatacttgattatatatatattttttctaaaacaaaagtCAACCCCAAATATACTCAATTATGTGTACAATAATAAATAGccaatttaaattatacatgCATATTAAATGGTTATctcaaatcataaaaaaataacttatattgatggagagttgaaaaataatatttatataaaaagaaggaaaaatcaCAAATTATAATATCTAGAAAGTAagatcataaattttaaaaaataaattaaaaaataatataattatagttataaagaattttttaataaaatcatgatcaaaataatataatttttattatcaagtCCTCAAGATTGGATCTCGGCCTCCCAACCCCCAACATGCTTTAAGCCAAAGCAAGACGACCTATTTCCACTTTTGTAAacacaaaataagaaaatttattatttatttgggtTAGAACTAGAGAAAAAGATTGGgtgtcaaataataaaaaattagaaagtttGGGGGTTTACATTCATTAATTTGTAGTGAGTGAGGAATGAAATGGGAGTGGTCAGCGCCTTTGCTGTTCTATCCGTAAACCCTTTCAATGGAGAAGCAGCTATGGGAGTAAGCAGAAGCCACGCCAACTgtttctcatcatcatcatcatctgaaGATCCTCCACCAGTTTTTCCGGCCGCCGCCAGCTCAGTACTTTCAAGGCGGAGCTGCAATGGCCTTTCAGACTTCCTCAAACAGAGTATGCACAACAATCCTTAATCATCCGcgtaacttttatttttgtttaaattcaGATTCAAAAGCTAGTAGTCAATGTGAACAATCAAACTTCAATAATGTTCTAATGGATATAAGGTAAATTAACCTTCAAAATTCATAAAATGAAGTGTGAAAACTGACAGATAATAAGAGAAGGCAGGTTGCATAGCTGATTGCTGAATCATGAACATGACTGAGCTAATTAATAGTTAGATGAAGAGATTGGAAGATCGAAAtcaatagaataatatttttgaatgtaaATACAGTTGCATAGCTACCTAAGTAATTCACGGCAAAATAAGCTTcaatttaaactttattatttGGTTAATGATTCATGACTTTGACCAATTAATGAGCTGGCGTTAATAACTTCAATTTGTACAACACGAGTATTTtgaattacttttaaaatattcagtCTGAAAAAATCATGTTAATGATTCCAAACTGCTAGTAGGATTCTGCGAATTGCAACCTCTATAATGGTGTAAACTTCTTCAGGTTTTGTCTCTGAGAACTTGCTCATCACTTAGGAGGACTGCTTCGATAAGCTCATTATGTTTCAGAAGAAGCTCATCTGTTGGACTCCTCTCTACATTAAACTTGGCATATTATTCCACATATCCTGAGAGTGATATATGTTCATCAAAACGGAGATCTCGTGGACCTACCATGGCTGCAAAGAAAGCTTCTGAAGGTAcgatgatttatttgaaatggaTACAGCTTTTGAATTCTTTAATCCGACGCTACGTATGAATGTGGAGATCCTGGGAATTTTCTCTTTCTCATGTTATATGAGTTGATTGAGGTCAGCAGGGGTAAAGCCAGAGGATGGTAAATACAAACATACAGTTGACTTGCCAAAGACAGCATTTGGCATGAGAGCTAACTCTGCTGTAAGGGAACCTGAAATTCAGAAATTATGGGATGAGAATCAGGTGTTTAAGAAAGTTGCCAGTGGGAATAATGGAGTGAGTTTCTCTTATGCAGTTGATATTAGAGTTTAGAACCagtttatacaatttttatcTGATGTCAAAGTATATGGCAGGGGAATTTCGTTCTTCATGATGGTCCTCCTTACGCCAATGGTGATCTTCACATGGGCCATGCTCTAAATAAGATTCTTAAGGATATTATTAACCGCTATAAGGTTCGGTATTCAACTTAAACCTCCAATAATTTCACTTTCTTCTCACACAAGTCTGTATATCGGAGTAGAAGTATGTAGGAGTCATATGCTTGGCATTGGATACAAACTTCTGATGTATAGCAATTGTTCTTCTCATTTACGTACTCCTCCTATTGTTGCAGCTTCTTCAGAACTATAAAGTTGATTATGTGCCTGGTTGGGATTGTCATGGCTTACCAATTGAACTAAAAGGTAATTTATAATACTTGATTGATGATATAGAGTATATCTCTTCTACATGTACAACATCACCTTACATACAATTGTTCATTTTTAGCTTTCCTCTAGATGTTGTGGATTGTTTAGTTACTATTTTGAATTATCTCAGTGTTGCAGTCGTTGGATGACAATGCTAGAAAGGAGCTCACACCTTTAAAGTTGAGAGCCAAGGCAGCCAAATTTGCAAAAGCCACCGTTAAGACACAGATGGCATCATTTAAGGTTGTATAGCCTTTCCATGTAGTGGAAACGTGTTACAGAATATTCTATTTATTGATTCCTCTTTTATAAACAACTCATTCTTTAATGTTGCATAGTATTTCTGCATTTGCCTTCAGACTAATTAAATCCAATGCTTTCAGCGCTACGGAGTGTGGGCAGACTGGGACCATCCTTATCTTACTCTTGATCCAGAGTATGAGGCTGCTCAGGTATAGCTTGTTGAATAATCCTAGAAGTTAGTTTTCACTGGTAATTGTGACCTAGAAGTTCATTAGTTAATTTTAGAGTATGATTGAAGCTGTAAGCAGCATTTCATTTTATAGTCACATGAAAGTAGTTAACAACATTTTATATGATCCAGTGTATGTGTTTTTCTAGATTGAAGTATTCGGTCAGATGGTCCTTCAAGGATACATATACAGAGGTAGAAAACCTGTCCATTGGAGTCCATCATCACGAACTGCTCTGGCAGAGGCTGAGTTGGAGGTAAATAAAATCCTTAGCCTTTTCTTCATTGCGGTGGAGTTATTTTGATGTGATATATTCTATAGATTATGGTGAGAGTCTGTACAGTTGAAATTGTTTGCGTTTGCACACATGCTTTGGCAGTGAGATAGAATTGTTAGCTCTAATAGCAAAATCTCATTGTAATAGAGATTAACCATTTTTCAGTATCCTGAGGGGCATGTCTCGAGAAGCATGTATTCCATATTCAAATTAGTCAGAGCACCTTCAGCTTCAGGTGGGTTGTTGGAGGAATTCTTCCCAGACCTGTGCTTGGCCATTTGGACAACAACTCCATGGACTATTCCTGCCAACGCTGGTATGCTTTATGTAGTCTTCTATGCACTCCATTTTATGCAATGCAATTTTTATCCAAGTTTTGCACGCCTGTGAAATTCACAGCAGATACTCTTTGGATGCCAAATTATAGTATTCATTTATAATCAAGCCCTTTGCTACAAGTCTTcacctttttttattttggctgGCAACATTTTAATACAGCCATTTGTGTCAATTCGATTCTTGCTGAATTAATGAGGAAAACTCTGCAGCTATTTACAACAAATGGATGATTGTTCTGTTTTGTTTCTTTGGACTATGATACCATGCTTCTGTTTGATCTCATCCAGTTAGCTGATCTACTAGTCTGTAATGCTCAGCTGTTGCAGTGAACTCAAAACTCCAATATGCTGTTGTTGAAGTTCTCCCTCCTTCTGGAGATGTCTCTACGTCTCCTGGAGAGGGAAAGAAAAGGCTTGGCAATATTTTGAAGGAACAAAAGATACCCTTTCTTATTGTGGCTTCAGAACTTGTGCCAACCCTGGAAGCAAAATGGGGGACAAAGCTTGTTGTTAAGAAACTCATGATGGGCTCAGACCTTGAAAACTATAGGTATCCAATGAatctgtttttttagaatgtattgCTAGTTAAGATGAATAAGAGCCATCTTTCTTACCTCCTCAAGTACCATACTGATCGCTGCCCTTTGCTCACTGCATATTCTGGGCAAAAATTGGCAGATTGATGAAGTGTTATTTGGATTTAGTCCAATTAACCCCTTATCccatcatcaactaaaatactgttactttttttttggaatattttaaaatattaaatacaatcaaataacctcaaacaatccactttttcatcaaataagtttgtttttgtttccaAAAAAcggtttatttaaaataaacccTCCATCAAACAAGTTTCTAGTTTCTGATTTATAGTTCTCTATGCCTTCTCAGGTATATTCATCCAATTGATAACAAGGAATGCCCAGTTGTCCTTGGGGGCGACTACATTACAACAGAGTCAGGGACTGGTTTGGTCCATACTGCACCTGGTCACGGACAGGAAGATTATGTGACTGGCTTGAAGTATGGCTTGCCTGTATTTTCCCCAGTAGACGACGATGGGATTTTCACTGAAGAAGCTGGACAATTTAGAGGCCTTGATGTTCTTGGAAACGGCAATACTGctatcatcgactaccttgatGAACATAAATCAATGGTTATGGTAGAACAATACAGTAAGTTGCATCTCTTTCCCcttttttactatatattatcCGACTATTTCTTCATGTTGTGAAAGCAGGAGGCATGTTAAGTTGATATATCACGCTTCTCTTTTGCAGAACACAAGTATCCATATGATTGGCGAACAAAGAAACCTACTATATTTAGGGCGACAGAGCAGTGGTTTGCATCTGTAGAAGGATTTAGGAAGGCTGCAATGGAAGCAATTAATACAGTGGCATGGTTTCCATCACAGGTGGATCTGTATTTTTCATATATAGGAGATCTGTGATTATTTGAAACATCTTTTTTCCTCACATTTCTTTTTCTGTTTGTTTTGGTATTAACTGATGAATTAAATTTTCCTGGAATTAATACTCAGGCCGAAAATAGGATCACTTCAATGACATCTAGTCGCTCGGATTGGTGTATTTCACGTCAAAGAACGTGGGGAGTTCCTATTCCAGTCTTTTATCATGTTGATTCTAAAGAGCCTCTCTTGAACGAGGAAACTATGAATCACATCAAGGGTAATGACCACCATGCTTTCTGTTCTCATTGCTAGTGTTGTATTTCCAAAAGAAAGAAactgaaaaaaatattagaacaGTTAAAGTGAGAAAGTCAGCAATGTTTGTATGGGTATTTCTTGAGTAGCGGATTTTCTGAATGAAAGAAGTGCCTACCATACCAGTATATGGAAGAAGAGGAGTTACTTTCTGAATTACATTATGAAAAATGcttgaaaatgattttaatatctCTGACATGTTAATAAAATGCAACACAAATGTGTTTGTCAATCTCTTGCagatatataatttgaattttgtaaatttcaattaaaaaacaTCATTCTGCCCGTCCCCTTCCCATGTCACTCCAAGACatgaaaaagtaaaagaaaattttgagcaagtcttaatttttcttcttcttccagctATAATCTCTCAAAAGGGAAGTGATGCTTGGTGGTATATGAAAGTCGAGGAACTGCTTCCCGAGAGTTATCGTGAAAAGTCATCAGAATATGTTAAAGGGATGGATACGATGGATGTTTGGTTTGATTCAGGTATAaaacatttttcacgtttttttctGTTCTTCACAACTGCACGAAGCTAAAATGGTAGTCTTTCGTATCCATTAGTATTTCAAAGTTTttcctttaattatttattttccatcATGCTCCTAGAGTAAATATATGCAATTCTATCAGAAAAGAACTTGACtcaaattttttctttctttttgcaAGAACAATCAAATTCTGATATTAATTTCACTAATTATTAAAGCTACTTATGTGCCTAAAAACATGACCACCTAGATTGACCAACTAAGATAGACATTTTGTTAGCACTTAGAGACCTTCTGAAATCTATAAGTCTCCTTCTCTAGCGTTTCTCTATAGTTAGGTTCTCAGCAAAAGAGGATGACAGGATGATTTGTTGGACTTTAGCTTTTTAAATGTACCATCTTAACACAATAAAATATGACCTGCTCTAATTTCATAATACATCATGATCACAGGAGCCTAGATACAGTTGAGTTATGTGTATAGTGTTATACTCGACTAATATTCTGATTAGCGAAAGTAAGTAAATAAATAGCTATTGCAGGACCTGGATTTTATTAGCCCATTGTATGTCAGGTTCCTCATGGGCTGCTGTACTGGAGAAAAGGGATGGTCTTCGTTATCCCGCAGATTTGTATCTTGAAGGCACAGACCAGCACCGTGGATGGTTCCAAAGTTCCTTATTGACAAGTGTTGCTACAAAAGGTAATAAGCACCTAATTTTGATTTGGTCATTCATTGATAACGATTTGGTAGTACAGTATGTTATAATATCTTTTTGGTACCTCTTAGAAGATGAGGCTTGTTTTCATTAGTAATTATGACTTAAGTAGTCCTTGCATATTAGTCCCGAGTCTACAAGGAAATTTCACCATTTCCCATCTTCCAATATAGTAAAAGCTTCCATTA from Impatiens glandulifera chromosome 9, dImpGla2.1, whole genome shotgun sequence includes the following:
- the LOC124916750 gene encoding uncharacterized protein LOC124916750; amino-acid sequence: MRPEEMMDDRRGGAPYGVLLAVVVVAVMAAPMLLGDRGEAIRDLISEMLSPIGLLLLPIGLLLLIQFLSSERGSSIFSATGSPDTIHRITGSPVGVALFLLLLLFLLYNRFSIFNVGGDDDSGD
- the LOC124915616 gene encoding uncharacterized protein LOC124915616, which codes for MAEKKNTIDSVREWVVDHKLRAVGCLWLSGIASSIAYNWSKPEMKTSVKIIHARLHAQALTLAALAGAAVVEYYDHKSGAKHERVAKLFDIEQQPHKK
- the LOC124913687 gene encoding isoleucine--tRNA ligase, chloroplastic/mitochondrial, with the protein product MAFQTSSNRVLSLRTCSSLRRTASISSLCFRRSSSVGLLSTLNLAYYSTYPESDICSSKRRSRGPTMAAKKASEGVKPEDGKYKHTVDLPKTAFGMRANSAVREPEIQKLWDENQVFKKVASGNNGGNFVLHDGPPYANGDLHMGHALNKILKDIINRYKLLQNYKVDYVPGWDCHGLPIELKVLQSLDDNARKELTPLKLRAKAAKFAKATVKTQMASFKRYGVWADWDHPYLTLDPEYEAAQIEVFGQMVLQGYIYRGRKPVHWSPSSRTALAEAELEYPEGHVSRSMYSIFKLVRAPSASGGLLEEFFPDLCLAIWTTTPWTIPANAAVAVNSKLQYAVVEVLPPSGDVSTSPGEGKKRLGNILKEQKIPFLIVASELVPTLEAKWGTKLVVKKLMMGSDLENYRYIHPIDNKECPVVLGGDYITTESGTGLVHTAPGHGQEDYVTGLKYGLPVFSPVDDDGIFTEEAGQFRGLDVLGNGNTAIIDYLDEHKSMVMVEQYKHKYPYDWRTKKPTIFRATEQWFASVEGFRKAAMEAINTVAWFPSQAENRITSMTSSRSDWCISRQRTWGVPIPVFYHVDSKEPLLNEETMNHIKAIISQKGSDAWWYMKVEELLPESYREKSSEYVKGMDTMDVWFDSGSSWAAVLEKRDGLRYPADLYLEGTDQHRGWFQSSLLTSVATKGKAPYAGVITHGFVLDERGLKMSKSLGNVVDPTIVIEGGKDAKESPSYGADVLRLWVSSVDYTGDVLIGAQVLRQMSEIYRKLRGTLRFLLGNLHDWEVHNAVPYDDLPSIDQHALFQLANVVNNIKESYENYQFFKIFQIIQRFVIVDLSNFYFDAAKDRLYVGGSTSFTRRSCQTVLAEHLLSISRIIAPILPHLAEDVWQNLPFPFTKPEGSIAKFVFESRWPDLDQRWLSSTNEEIDFWENILELRTEVNKVLEVARTGKTIGSSLEAKVYLHTSDDSLATRLNAMCISKNDADTLNRIFITSQVEILPSEMSSEKIEYKGEYIIPGKEKKIWIGVSRAEGLKCERCWNYSSQVGSFIEHPTLCNRCHDVVSVQAPPALAAAVS